The following proteins are co-located in the Bosea sp. AS-1 genome:
- a CDS encoding ABC transporter ATP-binding protein, whose translation MLSVRDLQSAYGASQVLFDVALDIAEGEVVTLLGRNGMGKTTTIRSIMGLLAPKSGDIRFEGRAVAGIAPEKIARCGIGLVPEGRQIFPTLSVRENLVATASNRLKRSSPWTLSQVYALFPRLQERADQSARTLSGGEQQMLAIGRALMTNPKLLILDEATEGLAPVIRAEIWSCIEALKAQGQSILLIDKNINVLKRIADRHYILEKGRTVWSGSSADLAANAELVHRYVGV comes from the coding sequence ATGCTGAGCGTGCGTGATCTTCAATCCGCCTATGGCGCGAGCCAGGTGCTGTTCGACGTCGCGCTCGACATCGCCGAGGGTGAGGTCGTGACCTTGCTCGGCCGCAACGGCATGGGCAAGACCACCACCATCCGCTCGATCATGGGCCTGCTTGCACCGAAATCCGGCGATATCCGCTTCGAGGGTCGCGCCGTCGCTGGCATCGCGCCCGAAAAGATCGCCCGCTGCGGCATTGGCCTCGTGCCCGAAGGCCGACAGATCTTCCCGACGCTCTCGGTGCGCGAAAACCTCGTCGCCACCGCCTCGAACCGGCTGAAGCGTTCCTCGCCCTGGACGCTAAGCCAAGTCTACGCCCTCTTCCCCCGCCTGCAGGAGCGCGCCGACCAGTCGGCCCGCACCCTCTCCGGCGGCGAACAGCAGATGCTCGCAATCGGCCGCGCGCTGATGACCAATCCCAAGCTGCTGATCCTCGACGAGGCGACCGAAGGCCTCGCTCCCGTGATCCGCGCCGAGATCTGGAGCTGCATCGAAGCGCTGAAGGCGCAGGGCCAGTCCATCCTGCTGATCGACAAGAACATCAACGTGCTGAAGCGCATCGCCGACCGGCACTACATCCTCGAAAAGGGCCGCACGGTCTGGTCGGGCTCCAGCGCCGATCTCGCCGCCAACGCCGAACTGGTGCATCGCTATGTCGGCGTCTGA
- a CDS encoding ABC transporter ATP-binding protein, which yields MTAPLLSVRGLRKRFGGLVATDGVDLDVIEGEIHALIGPNGAGKTTLLTQLFGELSHDEGAIRLSGEDIGALPTPERVSRGVARTFQINQLLPDFTMLDNVALAVQAHEGHSFRFFADARRDEGLRSRARQYLTTAGLSHRAETRVADLSHGEQKQLEFAIALACEPRLLLLDEPMAGLGHAESEQMVTMLSGLKGRVTMLLVEHDMDAVFALADRISVLVYGRVIATGTADEIRDNPEVRTAYLGEGDA from the coding sequence ATGACCGCCCCGCTCCTCTCCGTCCGCGGCCTGCGCAAGCGCTTCGGCGGCCTCGTCGCTACCGACGGCGTCGATCTTGATGTGATCGAGGGCGAGATCCATGCCCTGATCGGCCCCAACGGTGCCGGCAAGACAACGCTGCTCACCCAGCTCTTCGGCGAACTCTCCCATGACGAGGGCGCGATCCGCCTTTCGGGTGAGGACATCGGCGCCCTGCCGACGCCGGAGCGCGTCAGCCGCGGCGTTGCCCGCACCTTTCAGATCAATCAGCTCCTGCCCGACTTCACCATGCTCGACAATGTCGCGCTCGCCGTGCAGGCGCATGAGGGTCACAGCTTCCGTTTCTTCGCCGATGCGCGGCGCGACGAGGGGCTGCGCAGCCGCGCCCGGCAATATCTCACGACCGCAGGCCTGAGCCATCGGGCCGAGACCCGGGTCGCCGATCTCTCCCATGGCGAACAGAAGCAGCTCGAGTTCGCGATCGCGCTGGCCTGCGAGCCGCGCCTGCTCCTGCTCGATGAGCCGATGGCGGGGCTCGGCCATGCCGAGAGCGAGCAAATGGTCACGATGCTTTCGGGCCTCAAGGGCCGTGTCACCATGCTGCTGGTCGAGCACGACATGGACGCGGTGTTCGCGCTCGCCGACCGCATCTCCGTGCTGGTTTATGGCCGCGTCATCGCCACCGGCACGGCCGATGAGATTCGCGACAACCCGGAGGTCCGCACCGCCTATCTCGGCGAGGGAGACGCCTGA
- a CDS encoding branched-chain amino acid ABC transporter permease, producing the protein MERAAPATLAPGALLGILLLGAGLIALPFVVQALGQPSLVPLASRVLIYAIAAASLNLALGFGGMVSFGHAAFFGLGGYVVGILYKSYVGDELFLGLIPGTDQLLVTLPAAVLVAGLLALIIGALSLRTSGVQFIMITLAFAQMLFFLFVSLKVYGGDDGMTIRRRNALFGLNTRDDVTFYFICLAIAALVFLLFWRIVRSRFGLVLAGIRQNERRMAAIGIAPYRYKLAAFVISGMGAGLAGALMANYMRFVSPDMLHWTKSGELMIMVILGGVGALLGPLLGAAALVTLETVLTSWTEHWQLVLGPILLLVVLFTHGGLNGLIGRLLPGRSAR; encoded by the coding sequence ATGGAGCGGGCCGCACCCGCCACCTTAGCGCCCGGTGCGCTGCTGGGCATTCTCCTGCTCGGCGCGGGGCTGATCGCGCTGCCTTTCGTCGTGCAGGCGCTTGGTCAGCCCTCACTGGTGCCGCTGGCGAGCCGCGTATTGATCTATGCCATTGCGGCAGCGAGCCTCAATCTCGCTCTGGGCTTCGGCGGCATGGTGAGCTTCGGCCACGCCGCCTTCTTCGGCCTCGGCGGCTATGTCGTCGGCATCCTCTATAAGAGCTATGTCGGGGACGAGCTTTTCCTCGGCCTCATTCCCGGCACTGATCAGCTTCTCGTCACCCTGCCCGCGGCAGTGCTTGTAGCCGGGCTGCTCGCGCTGATCATCGGCGCGCTTAGTTTACGCACCAGCGGCGTGCAGTTCATCATGATCACGCTCGCCTTCGCGCAGATGCTGTTCTTCCTCTTCGTCTCGCTCAAGGTCTATGGCGGCGACGACGGCATGACGATCCGCCGCCGCAACGCGTTGTTCGGCCTGAACACGCGCGACGACGTCACCTTCTATTTCATCTGCCTTGCGATCGCGGCGCTGGTCTTCCTGCTGTTCTGGCGGATCGTGCGCTCGCGCTTCGGGCTGGTGCTGGCCGGCATCCGCCAGAACGAGCGGCGCATGGCCGCGATCGGCATCGCGCCCTATCGCTACAAGCTCGCCGCCTTCGTCATCTCCGGCATGGGAGCCGGGCTCGCAGGCGCGCTGATGGCGAATTACATGCGATTCGTCAGTCCCGACATGCTGCACTGGACCAAATCCGGCGAGCTGATGATCATGGTCATTCTCGGCGGCGTCGGTGCGCTGCTCGGACCTCTGCTTGGCGCAGCGGCTCTGGTGACGCTGGAAACCGTGCTGACCTCCTGGACCGAGCACTGGCAGCTCGTCCTCGGCCCGATCCTGTTGCTGGTCGTGCTCTTCACCCATGGCGGGCTCAACGGGCTGATCGGCCGGCTGCTCCCGGGCAGGAGCGCGAGATGA
- a CDS encoding branched-chain amino acid ABC transporter permease translates to MTLVLEQLLNGLQFGVMLFLLAAGLTLIFGIMGVINLAHGSLYMVGAYGAAFVAAQTGSVVLAILGGLSAAAIVGMAMELVVLRRLYARDHLDQVLATFALILIFNQSVTILFGRQPLFVSVPPALNGSVQLLPGLAYPVYRLAIIAVGLLVALGLYLLINRTRVGMLVRAGATHREMVRALGVDIRLLYTAVFGLGALLAGLAGLMAGPILAVQVGMGEQILITTFVVVVIGGVGSIRGAFFGALIVGLVDTSLRAFLPGLLRHLMTGSEADALAAGLSSMGIYLLMAIVLLVRPKGLFPAHV, encoded by the coding sequence ATGACCCTCGTTCTCGAACAATTGCTCAACGGCCTGCAGTTCGGCGTGATGCTGTTCCTGCTCGCAGCAGGGCTGACGCTGATCTTCGGCATCATGGGCGTGATCAACCTCGCCCATGGCTCGCTCTATATGGTCGGCGCCTATGGCGCGGCCTTCGTCGCGGCCCAGACGGGCTCGGTCGTCCTCGCCATTCTCGGCGGGCTGTCGGCGGCGGCGATCGTCGGCATGGCGATGGAGCTCGTCGTGCTGCGCCGGCTCTATGCCCGCGATCATCTCGATCAGGTGCTCGCGACCTTCGCGCTCATCCTGATCTTCAACCAGAGCGTCACCATCCTGTTCGGGCGCCAGCCGCTCTTCGTCTCGGTCCCGCCGGCGCTGAACGGCTCGGTCCAGCTCCTGCCCGGCCTCGCCTATCCGGTCTATCGGCTTGCCATCATCGCCGTTGGCCTTCTGGTGGCGCTCGGGCTCTATCTGCTGATCAACCGCACCCGCGTCGGCATGCTGGTCCGGGCCGGCGCTACCCATCGCGAGATGGTCCGCGCGCTCGGCGTCGATATCCGGCTGCTCTACACCGCGGTCTTTGGGCTCGGTGCCCTGCTCGCCGGCCTCGCCGGGCTGATGGCGGGGCCGATCCTCGCCGTGCAGGTCGGCATGGGCGAGCAGATCCTGATCACCACTTTCGTCGTCGTCGTCATCGGCGGCGTCGGTTCGATCCGCGGCGCCTTCTTCGGGGCCCTCATCGTCGGCCTCGTCGACACGTCCTTGCGTGCCTTCCTGCCGGGCCTGCTGCGCCATCTGATGACCGGCTCGGAAGCTGATGCGCTCGCCGCCGGCCTGTCCTCGATGGGCATCTACCTTCTGATGGCGATCGTACTGCTCGTGCGACCCAAAGGGCTCTTCCCCGCACATGTCTGA